The Erwinia billingiae Eb661 nucleotide sequence TGGGCGAAGAGTGCGGCGTGCCGGTGATCGTCGACCTCGGCAGCGGCTCGCTGATTGACCTCAGTCAGTACGGCCTGCCGGCGGAACCGATGCCGCAGCAGCTGATTGCCGATGGCGTCAGCCTGGTGAGTTTTTCTGGCGACAAGCTGCTTGGCGGCCCGCAGGCCGGCATTATCGTCGGCAAGAAAGCGCTGATCGCCCGTCTTCAGCAACATCCGCTGAAGCGGGCGCTGCGGGTCGACAAAATGACGCTGGCTGCCCTTGAGGCCACGCTGCAGCGCTATCTGCAGCCGGAAACGCTGGCCGTTCAGCTCCCCACGCTGCGCCTGTTAACCCGCACGCCACACTCGATTGCCGAACAGGCCGGGCGCCTGTTGCCGGTGTTGCGCCAGGCCTGTGGCGCGCATTTTTTGGTGGAGATCGCGCCCTGTTTATCGCAGATCGGCAGCGGATCGCTTCCCGTCGATCGCCTGCCCAGCTTTGCGTTGACCCTGACGCCGCACGACGGCTCCGGCAGCCGCCTGCAGCAGTTGGCCGCCGACTGGCGAAAACGCGAGGTGCCGGTCACCGGACGTCTCTCCGCCGGAAAACTCTGGCTGGATCTGCGTTGCCTGGAAGATGAAGAACTGTTTATCAGGATGATTTCGTTATGATTATCGCCACTGCTGGTCACGTCGACCACGGTAAAACGGCGCTGCTGGAAGCGATCACCGGCGTGAATGCCGATCGCCTGCCGGAAGAGAAAAGCCGGGGAATGACCATTGACCTGGGCTACGCCTACTGGCCGCAGCCGGACGGTCGGGTCATCGGCTTTATCGATGTTCCCGGCCATGAAAAATTCCTCGCCAATATGCTGAGCGGCATCGGCGGACTGGATCGCGCGTTGCTGGTGGTGGCCGCCGATGACGGCATTATGCCGCAAACCCTGGAACACCTGGCGATCCTCCAGCTCAGCGCGGTGCCGGCCCTGACCGTCGCCCTCACCAAGGCGGATACGGTTGACGAAGCCCGGCTGCAAACCCTCAGTGGCGACATCACCGCCCTGACGCACGACATGGGCTGGACGATCGATCTGTTTATCACCAGCACCCAGTCCGGGATGGGCATTCCGGCACTGGCTGCGCACCTCAGCCAGCTTCCCGACAGGGAAAGAGCCGCAGGCAAAACTTTCCGTCTGGCCACCGACCGGGCGTTTAACGTCAAGGGCGCGGGCACCGTGGTGACCGGCACCGCGCTCAGCGGCACGGTGAAGGTCGGCGATAAGCTGTGGCTGACCGGCCTGAACAAAGCGGTACGGGTTCGTGGCTTGCATGCGCAGAATCAACCGGTTGAACAGGCGTATGCCGGCCAGCGCATCGCCCTTAATCTGAGCGGCGGCGTGGAAAAAAGCGATATCTCACGCGGTGACTGGCTGCTGGAATCCCCGCCTGAAGCGGCTTTCGATCGCGTTATTGTCGAATTGAGCAGCCACCCGCCGTTGCGCCAGGGACAGCCGCTGCATCTGCATCATGCCGCCAGCCATATCACCGGCCGGATTTCACTGCTGGAAGGCGCGCTGGCGGAGCTGGTGCTGGATAAACCTCTGTGGCTGGCCGATAACGATCGGCTTATCCTGCGCGATATCAGCGCACAACAGACGCTGGCGGGCGCCCGCGTGGTGCAGCTTACGCCGAGGCGGCGTGGCAAGCGTCAGCCGGACTATCTGCGCTGGTTACATCAGCTGGCACAGTCTGCTGAGGATCCGCAGGCGATTGCGCTGTACCTGAAAGCCCAGCCGTGCCGCAGAGAAGCGCTAAGCTGGGCCCGGCAGTTAACGCCGGCGGCGCTGGCCGCCTGTGTGGCAACGATTGCGCCGGTTGAGGCCGGTGACACTCTGCTGCTGAGCGACACGGCAGAAATGTGGCAGGAGCAGGTATTACTGACGCTGGCGGAGTACCATCAGAATAACGGCGATCGTGCCGGTCTTGGCCGCGATCGGTTGCGCCGCATGGCGCTGCCCAACTTGCCCGACACCGTTGGCCTGGCGTTAATCGATCGCCTGTCGGCCAGCGGTAAACTGAGCAATAACCGGGGCTGGTTGCATCTTGACGGCTTCAGTATTCAGTTTGAGCCGGACGAAGCCGCGCTCTGGCAGCAGTGCGAGCCGCTGTTTGCCCATAACGCCTGGTGGGTCAGGGATCTGGCGACCACCCTTGCCGTGGACGAAGAACGTATGCGGCAGGTGCTGCGCAAGGCGGCCCAGGCCGGGTACATCACCGCGATTGTGAAAGACCGCTATTTCCTCAGCGAACAGATGAAGGCGCTGGCCGATATGATCCGCCAGCGTGATGCAGAAGGACACGCCACCAGCGCGGCGGATTTCCGCGACAGCCTTGGAGTGGGTCGCAAGCTTGCCGTACAGATTTTGGAGTTTTTCGACCGCAGCGGCTTTACCCGTCGCAAGGGCAACGACCATTTACTCAGGGATGCCGGGATGTTCCTTTAATGAAAACACTGCACGTTCTGAAGCACTACTATCACGCCCGTCCCCGCCTGTTGGTGGCCTTAGTGCTGGCCGTGGTGTGCTTTTTCTTTTTACCGGGGCAGCAGCCGCTGGTGCAGAGGCTGTTGGTCAGCTGGAACGTGCTCGCCTGGCTGTACCTGCTGTTCCTTTGGTGGCTGCTGTTAAGAACGCCAACCGATCGGATTGCCCATATCGCCCGCGAACAGGATGAAAGCGCCGGCACCGTGCTGGCCCTGGTGTGCCTGACCTGCCTGGTCAGCCTGCTGACCATTCTGTTTGAGCTGACGGCCGTTAAGCATCTGCCGCAGGCGCAGCAGGCCGGCCACATTGCCCTGACCGCCGCCACGCTGGTGGTTTCCTGGTCGCTGTTGCCGACCGCCTTTGCCATGCACTATGCCCACCTGTATTACCAGCAAGAGGGGCAAGGCGAAAAAACGCTGCTGTTCCCCGAAAAACCCGAGCAGCCAGGCTACTGGGATTTTATTTACTACGCCTTCACCATCGCGGTGGCCGCGCAGACGGCGGATGTCTCCACCGGCAATACCCGGGTTCGCCGCATTACCACCCTGCAGGCGGTGTTATCGTTCTTGTTTAATCTGGCCATCCTGGGCCTGTCGATCAACGTCGCCGCAGGCTTGCTCAGCTGACCATTTAAATTCAGAAGCGTGCGCTGACCCCGAGGTTATACATAAACTGTTCCCCGGAACTCAGCCCGCCGGTCTGGGAAACGGAGGCAAAGGCCGCCACCGAATCCCCCAGCGGCATATGGGCACCGACGGTGACATCCACCCAGTTGCTGTCCTGCTCTGCCGTATCACGGGTGAACGAGGTTTGGGTGGATTTCAGTCCGCCGCCCGCCCGCCAGACGTTATCGCCAAACTGGTGGTTATAACTGACCTCCGCCCACGGGTTCAGCCAGCCCAGCTGGGAATCGACCCGCCAGCCCAGCGCACCAATCTGTGAGTGATAGTTCTGATCATCAAAGCGCATGGCGGTGCTGCTGTTGCCCTGCTCCTGATAGCCGTCCACCGAACTGTAATCCAGCGCGTATTGCGCTACCGGGCCGGTGGTCAGCAGCGTGCCGACCGGGAAGTCCCAGCCGGTGGTGACTCTCGCGCCGATCTGGGTGCCGTTGGTTTCACCGCTTTCGGTTCGCGTGGCGGGCCCCAGCGTCAGGCGACGCTTGATGCTGTCGTAACTGGCCGAGGCATAGTGCGCGTCGGTATTCACCCAGCCGTTATCGAAGAACGACAGCTCGCTGTAGGCCGAAATCAGCCAGCCGCGCATCTTATACTCATAATCTGGCGTCGGTTGCTGCGAGTCGTTAGAGCCGGAGACCAGCGCGCCCACCAGCAGCGTGTCGGTCAGCTTGTAGTCCACGCCCAGCGTCAGATTATGCGTGGTGGCATCGCCATCGCCGGCGGCGAGGTTGCCGGAATAGTCATTGTGTTGGCCAGCATAGCCGCCATACAGGCTGAACGCGCCCTGCGGATACTCGCCGTGGCGCTGCTGTTGCAGATGGCTGTCGAGGGTGGCGCGCGCATCGCGGGACATCGCCAGCGTCGCCTGATTCAGCGCCACCACCTGCGCAGGCGCGTCCAGCACCGACTGGATGTAATCGGCAATCAGCAAATGGGTGGCAGGACTGGGATGCAGACGGTCAGCAAACAGAAACGCCTGCTGGCTGGAGAAGCCCGGCGTTGAGGAGCTGCACAGCGCCGCAGACACGCCCGGCGGACAGGCCATGCCGGCGGTGTTACTCAGGCCATAATGCGCCGGATCGGCCAGCACTTCGTTAAACAGCCCGTTGATATCAACCCGGACAATGTTGCCACCCTGACGGGCCAGCTGCGCGTCTTCCTGTTGGTTATAGCTGTCGGTTAACGCACTGGCCTGCGCGCTGAGCGCTTGCCAGGCATCAAACAGCTGGTCGGCGATCGCATCCTGCAACACGCTGACCGTGGTGAGCTGTCCGGCCGCGGCGGTCAACGCCTGCTTGATCGCCTGGTTGCGGGCATCGGGATTAAGGGTAGTCTGACTGTTCAGCGAGGCAAACGCGGCGGTCAGCGCTGAATTAGCGACGGGTGCGAGGCCGGCCTGGATCACCGCCTCCAGCAGCGCCGGCGTGGCGCCAATATTGGGCACGGTGGGCACAATGACCGTGTTGGCGCCGGCGGTTAGCAGCGCATGAACCTGATTAGCCGCCGCGAACGCGCTGGTACTGACAATACCGTTCGCCGCCACGGGATTGAGGGCAGCGGCCGCCAGATCGTTACCGCCAACCCAGTGGACATACAGGCCATCCGCATCGGCCCGGCCCCCGTTGGCAGCGAGGTAAGTCTGCACCTGGTCGGCGGTATTATCGACCGGATTAAGCGCCGCCACCGCCACCGCATCACCGGCGGCGTAGTTGGTCCCGCCGCGATCGGAAGGGCGCAGAGATTGATTAATTTTGGCCGCCAGCACATCGTCGTACAGCGGATGCTGGCTGCCATCCCAGGTGTAACGGCCATTGTTGCCGCTGTCACTCAGGCTGTCGCCAAAGACATAAATCTGATCCCAGCCGAGGGCCGGGCTGCTTGCACAGAGATAACACGCCATCGACACTGCCCCAAAGGCCAGATAGCGTGTGCCATACCGTTTCTTTGACATGAAATGACTCCAGAAAAGAGCCTAAAATCGATAAGAGTGCGCGTATTATTGAATTTATTTACTGGTCAACCTGTCACTAACTATTGCCTGGAACGCGATAACGTCAAGGCAGCGGTGATTATTTTTCGGTCAACTTCATAAGGAAATTTAACCATGCAGCGATGCGGCTGGGTTTCACAGGATCCGATCTATCTTGCCTACCACGATACCGAGTGGGGCGTACCGATCACCGACGGCCGGGCGCTGTTCGAAATGCTCTGTCTGGAAGGGCAAATGGCCGGGTTGTCGTGGCTGACGGTGTTGAAAAAGCGCGAAAATTACCGCAACGCCTTCCATCAGTTCGATCCGCAGGCGGTGGCGCTGATGAATGAGGACGACATTGAACGCCTGATGCAGGACAGCGGCATTATTCGTCATCGCGGCAAAATCGCGGCAATTATTGCCAATGCCCGCGCGCTGCTGGCAATGGAAGCCCGGGGCGAACCGTTTAACACCTTTATCTGGGATTTTGTCGATAACGCGCCGCAAATTCACCGACATGCCGATTATCGCACCGCACCGACCTTTAGCCCGGTCTCTGATGCGCTTTCAAAGACCCTTAAAAAGAAAGGTTTTAAATTTGTTGGTACCACCACCTGTTATTCATTTATGCAGGCCTGCGGGCTGATTAACGATCATGTTACCGGCTGTTTTTGTCACCCGGATAACCTGAAGTAGCGTCTCTTTACACTTTAAGACCAAAGCACCGTTATTTTTTGGAAATTCCTCGGCATAATCGGCGTTTTACGGGCAAATTTGCCCGCCGTTGCAATTGAAAAGGAATCCCGATGAAGACGCGTTTTACGACTCTTGCTCTGGTTTTGAGCGGTACGATCGCCCTGTCAGCCTGTACGACGAATCCGTACACCGGCGAGCGCGAAGCAGGTAAGTCTGGTATTGGTGCTGGCCTTGGGGCGGCCGTGGGCGCGGGTGTCGGCATGCTGTCATCCTCGAAAAAGGACCGAGGCAAAGGCGCGCTGATTGGCGCAGCGGCCGGTGCGGCGCTCGGCGGTGGTGCGGGCTATTATATGGATGTGCAGGAAGCCAAGCTGCGTGACAAAATGAAGGGTACCGGCGTCAGCGTTACCCGTCAGGGCGACAATATCGTGCTGAATATGCCGAATAACGTCACCTTCGACAGCAGCAGCAGTACGCTGAAACCGGCGGGCGCCAACACCCTGACCGGCGTGGCGATGGTACTGAAAGAGTATCCAAAAACCGCGGTTAACGTGGCGGGCTACACCGACAGCACCGGCTCCCGTCAGCTGAACATGACCCTGTCGCAGCAGCGTGCGGACAGCGTCGGCAGCGCGCTGATCACCCAGGGCGTGGCCGCGAATCGCGTGCGCACCAGCGGAATGGGCCCGGATAATCCGGTCGCCTCTAACAGCACCGCTGAAGGCAAAGCGCAGAACCGTCGCGTGGAAATCACCCTCAGCCCGCTGCAGTAAGTTTGTCCGTGCCGGGCGGCGCGTTTAGCCCGGCAATTCCCCCTATTCCGTCAAGCCACTTCCCTTTCACAACTGCATTCCACGGGCCGAAGCGCAAAGATGGGCGCGCCGGCGCTTATGCTTTATGATGGCCCGATCCGCTTTCGGCAATTCCGGGCTATCTTAGGGTAACAAGGCCAGTACTGGCTGAAAGGTCGTTTTTCTTCACTGTGACAGTTTTAAGGATCGCTATGAACCGCAAGGCGGCACGAGCCACCATCAGCGACGTCGCTAAAGCGGCAAAGACCGGGAAAACCAGCGTCTCGCGTTATCTGAACGGCGAGCAGAACGTCCTGTCGGCGGATTTAAAGCAGCGGATTGAAACCGCCATTGCCGAGCTCAACTATCGCCCAAGCCAGATGGCGCGCGGGCTCAAACGCGGCCGCACCCGCTTAATCGGCCTGATTATTGCCGATATCACCAATCCCTATTCGGTCGATGTGATGTGTGGCATTGAAGCTGCCTGCCGCGCGCAGGGCTTTACCTTGCTGATGTGTAACACCAACAACGAGGTCGATCAGGAGCAGCATTATCTCAACCTGCTGAGCAGTTATCAGGTCGAGGGGATTGTGGTGAATGCGGTGGGGATGCGCGAAGAAGCGCTTAACCAGCTTCAGCAATCCTTTTTGCCGATGGTGCTTATTGACCGAAAAATTCCTGATTTCCCCTGTGATGTGGTCGGTCTGAACAACGCTGAAGCGGCGACCGAGGTCACCACTCACCTGATCGGACAGGATTATCAGGCCATTCTGTTTGTGACCGAGCCGCTGGGCATGGTCAACACCCGCCACGAACGCCTGCGCGCCTTTCAACACACCATGGCACAGCACCCCGACCGCCTTGCCGAAAAAGCGGAAGTCGCCCTCACCGACAGCGCCGGCATGGATCGGGTTCTGCACGCCTTCTGGCAGCAGCACGGGGAAAAACGTTGCGCGGTGATGGTGGTTAACGGCGCATTGACGCTGCAGGTTGCCCGTTCGCTGAAGCGCCTTGGCCTCAACTGGGGTGAGCACATTGGCCTGCTGGGCTTTGATGAGCTGGAGTGGTCAGAGCTGGCCGGCGTCGGCATCACCACCTTTAAGCAGCCGACCTGGCAGATCGGCTATTCCGCGCTGGAACAGGTGATCCGCCGCATTGATGGCGACACCTCGCCACCGAATGACTGCGTGTTCTCCGGCGAGCTGATTGTTCGCGGATCGACGACCTTACTGCACAACAAAGCCTGATCCCCTCAGGCTTTTTCAGACCATTCCCGCCAAAATCCTGTTCACATCGTGAGCGCGATCATAAAACGACACTCTGCCCCTTTGCTTTGGAACCGGTTCCATTTAACGTTTTTATAACGCCAAGGCCATCCCGTGCCTGGAGGACCCGATGGAAAGAGAAGTGATAGTCGTCACCGCGGCCTATGGTCGCGAAAAAATTGCCGCACTCGGCGGCCAGCAGGCGGTCGTGCCGATCGTCGCCGCAGCGGGTGCAGATGGCGTGGAGATCCGCCGTGAATTGTTCAGCGATAAAGAGCTGCAATCGCTGCCGGCACTCGGCAAAGCCATTGCCGATGCGCGCCTGACCGCCTTTTATTCGGTGCCGGAAGCGCTGTTTACCGAACAGGGTGAGCTTAATCCGCACCTCGATCGTCACCTGGTCGAAGCTGAGCAATTAAACGCCCAGCGACTAAAATATTCGCTGGGGCACTATCAATGTGGTTTTGACGCTTCCGCACTGCGCGAAAAGCTGGCAGGTCAGCCTGTCCAGCTGGTGGTTGAGAACGATCAGACCGATTGCGGCACGCTGGCTGCGCTTGAGGGCTATGCCCGGGACGGTGGCGAAGCACGCGCCGACAGCGGGTTGACCTTCGATATGGGCAACTGGCTGTGGGTGGGCGATGAGCCCATCGCCGCGGCCCAGCGCCTCAGCCCTTACGTCACGTATATCCACGTTAAAGCCGCCGCGCGCAAAGGTCACGCCTGGCAGGCTGTGGCGTTGGATGATGCCGATAACCTGTGGCGCGAAACGCTGGCGCTGTTACCGCGCGAGGTGCCGCGCGGCATTGAATTCCCACTGGAAGGCGACGATCTGGTTGCCGTCACCCGCCACTACGTTGACCTGTTGAAAGAGGATTAAGCGATGAGTCTGCATAACAACGGCACGCTGGATGCGGTGACAATTGGTGAAGCGATGGCGATGTTTGTGGCCACCGAAGCCGGAGATTTGGCGGCGGCCGAACGCTTTGTGAAGCGTATTGCCGGTGCTGAGCTGAACGTGGCGATTGGCCTTGCCAGGCTCGGACTGAAGGTGGGCTGGGTCAGCCGCGTCGGTGACGACTCGTTTGGCCGCTTCACCTTGCAACAGCTGGAAAAAGAGGGCGTGGATCATCGCCAGGTGACCACCGATGCCCGTTACGCCACCGGTTTTCAGCTGAAATCAAAAGTGGATGACGGCTCAGATCCGCTGGTGGAATATTTCCGCAAGGGCTCCGCCGCCAGCCATCTGTCCGTCGATGACTTCAACCGCGACTATTTTGGCTCAGCGCGCCACCTGCATTTAAGCGGCGTGTCGGCGGCAATTTCGGCCTCCTCGCTGGCGCTGTCTAAACACGCCGCGCAGGAGATGAAGCAGATGGGCAAAACCATCTCTTTCGATCCGAATCTGCGCCCGGTGCTGTGGCCGAGCGAGCGCGAAATGGCCAAACAGCTGAACACGCTGGCCGGTTTTGCCGACTGGGTGCTGCCCGGTATCAGCGAAGGCAAAATACTCACCGGCTACGATCAACCGGAAGCCATTGCCGATTTTTACCTCGATATGGGCGTCAAAGCGGTGATTGTGAAAACCGGCTGCGACGGCGCCTGGTATAAAACCTCAGCGGGCGAAAAAGGCCAGGTCGAGGCAATCAAAACGGAGAAGGTCGTGGACACCGTCGGCGCAGGCGATGGCTTTGCCGTCGGGGTGATCAGCGCGTTACTGGAAGGAAAACCGTTGCCCGCAGCGATTCGTCGCGGCAACAAAATCGGCTCACTGGCGATTCAGGTGATCGGCGACAGCGAAGGGTTACCGACGCGCGCTGAACTGGGCGATTTCTAGCCCTTAACCACTGCCAGAGCCGGCAACATAATGAAACCGCATCGTTTCCCTACAGGACAGAATGCGGTAAACCTCAAACAGAGGATCCACCTATGAACAAACAGAAAACAATCGCGCCTAAACGCTGGTGGTACATCATGCCCATCGTGTTTATCACCTACAGCCTGGCGTATCTGGACAGGGCAAACTTCAGCTTTGCCTCCGCTGCAGGGATAAACGACGATCTGGGGATCACCAAAGGCATGTCATCGCTGCTGGGCGCCCTGTTCTTCCTCGGCTACTTCTTCTTCCAGATCCCTGGCGCTATCTATGCCGAACGCCGCAGCGTGAAGAAGCTGGTGTTCATCTGTTTGATTCTGTGGGGCGTCTGCGCGTCATTAACCGGCATGGTGAGCAACATTCCGATGCTGGCGGCGATTCGCTTTGTGCTCGGCGTGGTGGAAGCGGCGGTAATGCCCGCGATGCTGATTTATATCAGTAACTGGTTCACCAAATCCGAACGTTCACGCGCCAATACCTTCCTGATCCTCGGTAACCCGGTCACCGTGCTGTGGATGTCGGTGGTGTCTGGCTATCTGATTGAAGCCTTCGGCTGGCGTGAGATGTTTATTTTCGAAGGGATCCCGGCGGTGATTTGGGCGGTTGCCTGGTGGTTTATGGTGCAGGACAAGCCTGCGCAGGCCAAATGGCTGAGCGACGATGAAAAAGCCGCGCTGCAGGCGCAGCTGCAAAAAGAGCAGGAAAATATCAAAGCGGTGCGCAATTACAGCGAAGCTTTTAAATCCCGTAACGTGATTATCCTGTGTGTTCAGTACTTTACCTGGAGCATTGGCGTGTACGGCTTCGTGCTGTGGTTACCGTCGATTCTGCGTAACGGCAACCAGATGGGCATGGTCGAAGCCGGCTGGCTGTCCGCCGTTCCTTACCTCGCCGCGACGATTGCGATGATTGTGGTCTCCTGGGCGTCGGATAAGTTACAAAACCGCAAATTGTTTGTCTGGCCGTTGCTGCTGATTGGCGCGCTGGCGTTTTTAGGGTCATATCTTGTAGGAGCCAATAATTTCTGGCTGTCGTTCACCCTGCTGGTGATTGCCGGTGCTGCGATGTATGCCCCTTACGGGCCGTTCTTCGCCATTATTCCGGAGATGCTGCCGCGTAACGTGGCCGGTGGCGCCATGGCGCTGATCAATGCGATGGGTGCGCTGGGCTCATTCCTCGGTTCGTGGGTGGTCGGTTACCTGAACGGTGCCACCGGCAGCCCTTCAGCGTCGTATATCTTTATGGGAGGATCGCTGTTGATTTCAGTCTGGCTGACGTTGATTGTGAAGCCGGCGGAGAATAATCAGCCCCCGATGCCCCGCGGCGCTAAACACGCTTAAAAATGCAAAACGGGCCAGCTGGCCCGTTCCTCAATTTAAAAGGGAGACGAAATGAAACCTTCTGTGGTGCTGTATAAAAAATTACCGGACGATCTGCGCTCAAAGCTCGACGCCCATTTTACCGTCACCGAGATCAACGGCCTGACCCCAGAAAACCTGAGTCAGCACGCGGCGGCTTTTCAGCAGGCTGAAGGCATTCTGGGATCCGGAGGCAAGGTTGACGCCGACTTCCTGAGCAAAGCACCAAAGCTGCGTGCCGCCTCCAGCGTCTCGGTTGGCGTGGATAATTTCGATATCGCCGCCCTTAACGATCGCGGTGTGGTGCTGATGCACACGCCTACCGTGCTGACCGAAACCGTGGCCGATACCATGATGGCGCTGGTGCTGGCATCGGCCCGTCGCGTGACCGAAGTCGCCGAGCGGGTGAAAGCCGGTGAGTGGAAAAGCAATATTGGCGCGGACTGGTTCGGTATCGACGTTCACCACAAAAAGCTGGGTATTTTGGGCATGGGCCGTATCGGCCTGGCGCTGGCACAGCGCGCGCACCTCGGCTTCAGCATGCCGATCCTCTATAACGCGCGTAAGCATCATGAAGAAGCCGAACAGCGTTTTGATGCCACCTATTGCGACCTTGATACGCTGCTGAAAGAGTCTGATTTCCTGTGCATCAGCCTGCCGCTGACTGACGAAACCCATCACCTGATTGGCCGTGAGCAGCTGGCAAAAATGAAGTCCAGCGCGGTGCTGATCAATGCGGGTCGCGGTCCGGTGGTCGATGAGCAGGCGCTGATTGCGGCCCTGAAAGACGGCACGATCCACGCCGCAGGTCTGGATGTCTTTGAGCAGGAGCCGTTACCGGCAGACTCTCCGCTGCTGACGCTGCCAAACGTGGTGGCGCTGCCGCATATCGGTTCGGCGACCCATGAAACGCGTTATGGTATGGCCAGCGATGCGGTGGATAACCTGATTGCGGCGTTGACCGGCAAGGTAGAGAAAAACTGCGTGAACCCGCAGGTGATCAAATAAGCCGAGACGGGCTTAAAAGGAAGGACCAGGCCACCCATCCTGCCGGTGGCCTGGCGTTTACCCCTTAGCGTGCCAGCCAACCGCCATCGACCGCCAGCGTGTAGCCATGCACATAGTCTGAAGCGGGCGAGGCCAGAAACACTACCGGCCCTTTCATATCTTCAGGACGGCCCCAGCGGCTGGCCGGAATGCGGTCAACGATTTCCCCGTTGCGCTTTTCATCCGCCCGAAGCTGCTGCGTATTGTTGGTCGCCATATAGCCCGGCGCAATCGCATTGACGTTGATGCCGTGCTTCGCCCACTCATTCGCCAACAGACGCGTCACGCCCATGACCGCGCTTTTCGACGCGGTGTAAGAAGGCACCCTGATCCCGCCCTGATAAGAGAGCATTGAGGCAATATTGACGATTTTGCCGCCGTGACCCTGCTTAATAAACTGTTTCGCCACCGTCTGGGACATAAAGAACACCGATTTAATGTTCAGGTTCATTACGTCGTCCCAGTCTTTTTCGCTGAAGTTGATCGCATCTTCGCGACGGATGATGCCGGCGTTATTGACCAAAATATCGACCCTGCCGAATTCGGCGACCGCAGTTTCTACCAGACCGGCAAGGCACTCAATCTGTCCCAGATCGGCGGTCAGACTCAGAAAGCGACGACCCAGTCCTGCCACCATGCCGTGGGTTTCGGTGGGTTCGACAATATTAATGCCGACAATATCGCAGCCCGCCTCGGCCAGCCCAACGGCCATTCCCTGCCCCAGCCCGGTATCGCAGCCGGTGACGATGGCCACACGGCCCTGCAAGCTAAACGTATTCAAACTCATGGTGATCTTCCTTTTCAGTGGCTAATTTAATTTCCACCCATTCCTCCCAGACACGCATTAATTCCGCCGTGATAATGGGATTAGCCTTAAATACAATTAAAAGAGGTATAACAGCGCGTGCAAAACATCCATGATGATTTGTCGAGGGCACACTATAGCCAAAGAGAAACCCCGATAACCGTGATCGACGTCGAAATTAACGAGGATTGATACGTTATTTTCATAAAAACAAAACGCTGTTTCATTTATTATTAATGCGGCATGTTAATTACCGGTTAATTATTTCAAGGTAATGTTAAGGTATTATTTAATGGCAGCGACGACCAGCACAGGATGCCCCGGCCGCGCAAGGAAACCTGCTTTAACAAATGCTTTACCGTTTTCACGGAGGTGCGATTGCATCCCGCCTGGGCTGGCGTTAAGGTAAACCTCCACACGATCAGACAAAGTAGTTAACACGTTATGAGCTTTTCCGCCTTCGGTGACAAATTTACGCAACATTCAGGCATTACGCGCCTGATGGAAGATATGGGTGAAGGATTACGCACACCGGGAGCAGTGATGCTGGGCGGCGGCAATCCCGCACAGATCCCCGCAATGAATGACTATTTCCAGCAGCTGCTGCAACAGATGCACGATGAAGGCAAGCTTGCCGAGGCGTTGTGCAACTATGATGGCCCGCGCGGAAAAACCACGCTGCTGGAGTCGCTTTCTACTCTGCTGCGCGAACAGCTTGGCTGGGAAATCAGCCCGAAAAATATCGCCCTCACCAACGGCAGCCAGAGCGCGTTCTTCTATCTGTTTAACCTGTACGCCGGCCGTCGCGCCGATGGCAGCAAAAAGCGGGTGCTGTTCCCGCTGGCACCGGAATACCTCGGCTATGCCGATGCCGGGCTGGATGAGGATCTGTTTGTCTCCACCCGTCCAAATATCGAGATGCTGCCGGAAGGCC carries:
- a CDS encoding LacI family DNA-binding transcriptional regulator, with the protein product MNRKAARATISDVAKAAKTGKTSVSRYLNGEQNVLSADLKQRIETAIAELNYRPSQMARGLKRGRTRLIGLIIADITNPYSVDVMCGIEAACRAQGFTLLMCNTNNEVDQEQHYLNLLSSYQVEGIVVNAVGMREEALNQLQQSFLPMVLIDRKIPDFPCDVVGLNNAEAATEVTTHLIGQDYQAILFVTEPLGMVNTRHERLRAFQHTMAQHPDRLAEKAEVALTDSAGMDRVLHAFWQQHGEKRCAVMVVNGALTLQVARSLKRLGLNWGEHIGLLGFDELEWSELAGVGITTFKQPTWQIGYSALEQVIRRIDGDTSPPNDCVFSGELIVRGSTTLLHNKA
- a CDS encoding sugar kinase, with translation MSLHNNGTLDAVTIGEAMAMFVATEAGDLAAAERFVKRIAGAELNVAIGLARLGLKVGWVSRVGDDSFGRFTLQQLEKEGVDHRQVTTDARYATGFQLKSKVDDGSDPLVEYFRKGSAASHLSVDDFNRDYFGSARHLHLSGVSAAISASSLALSKHAAQEMKQMGKTISFDPNLRPVLWPSEREMAKQLNTLAGFADWVLPGISEGKILTGYDQPEAIADFYLDMGVKAVIVKTGCDGAWYKTSAGEKGQVEAIKTEKVVDTVGAGDGFAVGVISALLEGKPLPAAIRRGNKIGSLAIQVIGDSEGLPTRAELGDF
- a CDS encoding sugar phosphate isomerase/epimerase family protein, with translation MEREVIVVTAAYGREKIAALGGQQAVVPIVAAAGADGVEIRRELFSDKELQSLPALGKAIADARLTAFYSVPEALFTEQGELNPHLDRHLVEAEQLNAQRLKYSLGHYQCGFDASALREKLAGQPVQLVVENDQTDCGTLAALEGYARDGGEARADSGLTFDMGNWLWVGDEPIAAAQRLSPYVTYIHVKAAARKGHAWQAVALDDADNLWRETLALLPREVPRGIEFPLEGDDLVAVTRHYVDLLKED
- a CDS encoding MFS transporter, coding for MNKQKTIAPKRWWYIMPIVFITYSLAYLDRANFSFASAAGINDDLGITKGMSSLLGALFFLGYFFFQIPGAIYAERRSVKKLVFICLILWGVCASLTGMVSNIPMLAAIRFVLGVVEAAVMPAMLIYISNWFTKSERSRANTFLILGNPVTVLWMSVVSGYLIEAFGWREMFIFEGIPAVIWAVAWWFMVQDKPAQAKWLSDDEKAALQAQLQKEQENIKAVRNYSEAFKSRNVIILCVQYFTWSIGVYGFVLWLPSILRNGNQMGMVEAGWLSAVPYLAATIAMIVVSWASDKLQNRKLFVWPLLLIGALAFLGSYLVGANNFWLSFTLLVIAGAAMYAPYGPFFAIIPEMLPRNVAGGAMALINAMGALGSFLGSWVVGYLNGATGSPSASYIFMGGSLLISVWLTLIVKPAENNQPPMPRGAKHA
- the ghrB gene encoding glyoxylate/hydroxypyruvate reductase GhrB codes for the protein MKPSVVLYKKLPDDLRSKLDAHFTVTEINGLTPENLSQHAAAFQQAEGILGSGGKVDADFLSKAPKLRAASSVSVGVDNFDIAALNDRGVVLMHTPTVLTETVADTMMALVLASARRVTEVAERVKAGEWKSNIGADWFGIDVHHKKLGILGMGRIGLALAQRAHLGFSMPILYNARKHHEEAEQRFDATYCDLDTLLKESDFLCISLPLTDETHHLIGREQLAKMKSSAVLINAGRGPVVDEQALIAALKDGTIHAAGLDVFEQEPLPADSPLLTLPNVVALPHIGSATHETRYGMASDAVDNLIAALTGKVEKNCVNPQVIK